The Streptomyces venezuelae genomic interval CCGCCCCTCGCCGGGTCCCGTCGTCGCGCTCGACATCGGCGGCACCAAGATCGCCGGGGCGCTGGTCGACGACGAGGGGCGGGTACTGGCGCGGGCCCGGCGGCCCACCCCGGCGAGGGAGGACGGCGAGACGGTGATGAAGGCCGTCGAGGCCGTCCTCGACGAGCTCGCCACCTCCCCGCTGTGGGAGGCGGCGGAGGCCGTCGGCATCGGCAGCGCCGGCCCCGTCGACGCCTCGCGGGGGACCGTCAGTCCGGTGAACGTGCCGGGCTGGCGCGACTTCCCGCTCGTCGAGCGCGTCGGCCGGGCCACGGGCGGACGCCCGGTCACACTGGTCGGCGACGGGGTGGCCATGACGGCCGCCGAGCACTGGCTCGGCGCCGCCCGCGGCCACGACAACGCCCTCTGCCTCGTGGTCTCCACGGGCGTCGGCGGCGGTCTCGTCCTCGGTGGCCGACTCCACCCCGGACCCACCGGCAACGCCGGTCACCTCGGCCACATCTCCGTGGACCTGGACGGCGACCCCTGCGCCTGCGGCGGGCGCGGCTGCGTCGAACGGCTCGCCGCCGGCCCGCACATCGCCCGCCGCGCCGTGGAGAACGGCTGGCGGCCGGGGCCCGGCGGCGACGCCTCCGCGGCGGCCGTGGCCGCCGCCGCACGCGCCGGGGACCCGGTCGCCGTGGCCTCCTTCGAGCGGGCCGCGCAGGCGCTCGCGGCGGGCATCGCCGCCACGGCGACGCTCGTCGAGGTCGACATCGCGGTCGTCGGCGGCGGGGTGGCGGGCGCGGGCGAGATCCTCTTCGGCCCGCTGCGGCGCAGCCTCCGGAACTACGCGACGCTCTCCTTCGTCCGGAACCTCACGGTCGTCCCGGCCGCCACGGGCACCGACGCCGGACTCCTGGGCGCCGCGGCGGCCGCGTGGGCGTC includes:
- a CDS encoding ROK family protein; amino-acid sequence: MPTLTDPVPRPSPGPVVALDIGGTKIAGALVDDEGRVLARARRPTPAREDGETVMKAVEAVLDELATSPLWEAAEAVGIGSAGPVDASRGTVSPVNVPGWRDFPLVERVGRATGGRPVTLVGDGVAMTAAEHWLGAARGHDNALCLVVSTGVGGGLVLGGRLHPGPTGNAGHLGHISVDLDGDPCACGGRGCVERLAAGPHIARRAVENGWRPGPGGDASAAAVAAAARAGDPVAVASFERAAQALAAGIAATATLVEVDIAVVGGGVAGAGEILFGPLRRSLRNYATLSFVRNLTVVPAATGTDAGLLGAAAAAWASSGPGS